Proteins encoded within one genomic window of Kibdelosporangium phytohabitans:
- a CDS encoding DUF6790 family protein: MDTISYLGQTSFPLIWLLAAVVGAAIRSRHSTSRLARLETFQRWWAVSALGLGSLWLVIAFLAVPDAMAETIGFARTPFEFEIAFANLGLAVLGFRAVSASARERITIGLGAGMFLWGAVVGHVYQWFANGDHAPGNTGGILVYDMLAPAVMIILARRAQKLARTGQPAVAAALV, translated from the coding sequence ATGGACACGATCTCATACCTCGGACAGACCTCCTTCCCCCTGATCTGGCTGCTAGCGGCGGTCGTCGGCGCGGCGATCCGCTCCCGGCACAGCACTTCGCGCCTGGCGCGGCTGGAAACCTTCCAGCGGTGGTGGGCCGTCAGCGCACTAGGCCTGGGCAGCCTGTGGCTGGTGATCGCGTTCCTCGCGGTCCCGGACGCCATGGCCGAGACGATCGGCTTCGCTCGCACCCCGTTCGAGTTCGAAATCGCCTTCGCCAACCTCGGGCTCGCTGTGCTGGGCTTCCGTGCCGTCTCCGCGTCGGCCAGGGAACGGATCACGATCGGCCTCGGCGCCGGGATGTTCCTGTGGGGCGCGGTCGTCGGGCACGTCTACCAGTGGTTCGCCAACGGTGACCACGCTCCTGGAAACACCGGCGGGATCCTCGTCTACGACATGCTCGCCCCCGCTGTCATGATCATCCTCGCCCGCCGCGCGCAGAAGCTGGCCAGGACCGGGCAGCCGGCCGTCGCTGCGGCCCTTGTCTGA
- a CDS encoding alpha/beta fold hydrolase: MLGRFVNQQAEDHYFAGYEALALKWPVASETLDVQTRYGPTRVRRSGTAQGTPIVLLAGMMGTSLSWYPYVAELAARHTVHAIDAIGEPGRSIQTRALETDDDMAAWLDDVLTALGHDEVHLVGLSRGGFLALSQAVRATDRLASVIAFEPAGFRVIGARFILWSLTEMFQWLLPAAILRRVAPGSAEVRHSFRPLLFRGLKYKSHLPPQHVFTDDELRAIDVPTWLILGERSVIHRASEVAARVEKLNPRVRAEIVPKASHSLTMQRPELVIDRILDLVAAE, encoded by the coding sequence ATGCTCGGGAGGTTCGTCAACCAGCAGGCCGAGGACCACTACTTCGCCGGATACGAGGCGCTCGCGCTCAAGTGGCCGGTCGCATCCGAGACACTGGACGTCCAGACGCGGTACGGCCCGACCCGCGTCCGGCGGAGCGGCACCGCGCAGGGCACGCCGATCGTGCTGCTGGCCGGCATGATGGGCACCTCACTGTCGTGGTACCCGTACGTCGCCGAGCTGGCCGCGCGGCACACGGTCCACGCCATCGACGCGATCGGCGAGCCGGGACGCTCGATCCAGACCCGTGCGCTGGAAACCGACGACGACATGGCCGCGTGGCTCGACGATGTGCTCACGGCCCTCGGCCACGACGAGGTCCACCTCGTCGGGCTCTCCCGTGGCGGGTTCCTCGCGCTCAGCCAGGCCGTTCGTGCCACGGACCGGCTTGCCAGCGTCATCGCGTTCGAACCGGCGGGATTCAGGGTCATCGGCGCGCGTTTCATCCTGTGGAGTCTCACCGAGATGTTCCAGTGGCTGCTGCCCGCGGCGATCCTGCGCCGGGTGGCGCCGGGGAGCGCGGAGGTGCGGCACAGTTTCCGCCCGCTGCTGTTCCGCGGCCTCAAGTACAAGTCCCACCTTCCGCCGCAGCACGTGTTCACCGACGACGAACTGCGCGCGATCGACGTGCCGACGTGGCTCATCCTCGGCGAACGCAGCGTCATCCACCGCGCGAGTGAGGTCGCGGCGCGCGTCGAGAAGCTCAACCCCCGCGTCCGCGCGGAGATCGTGCCCAAGGCCAGCCACTCGCTGACCATGCAGCGTCCCGAGCTGGTCATCGACCGGATCCTGGATCTCGTCGCGGCGGAATGA
- a CDS encoding alpha/beta fold hydrolase produces the protein MADVIILHGAWHQPAHYDDLAGLLRSQALSVEVPDLYRLSLTESTALAEDIVAVSERPPLVVGHSFGGVAAGTVRGAARLIFLNSWILDVGESPAQLLDEVERATGAPAEGLIGIPGSDGQIRLDLADARKKLYGDVDEPAATRAIELLRAEPLTIFRAAPSRVSWHDTPSIYIAGERGPFDRRSAGRPLRRSVRDGRDLGEQALAIPEQDRRRR, from the coding sequence ATGGCCGACGTGATCATCCTGCACGGAGCATGGCACCAACCGGCGCACTACGACGACCTCGCCGGATTGCTGCGCTCGCAGGCGTTGAGCGTGGAAGTACCCGATCTGTACCGGTTGTCGCTGACCGAGAGCACGGCTCTGGCCGAGGACATCGTCGCTGTCTCCGAACGGCCGCCGCTGGTGGTCGGGCACTCGTTCGGTGGTGTGGCCGCCGGCACCGTTCGTGGCGCGGCGAGACTGATCTTTCTCAACAGCTGGATCCTCGACGTCGGCGAATCACCCGCCCAGCTGCTCGACGAGGTCGAGCGGGCGACCGGCGCCCCGGCCGAGGGGCTGATCGGCATACCCGGCAGCGACGGGCAGATCCGGCTCGACCTCGCCGACGCCCGCAAGAAGCTCTACGGCGACGTCGACGAGCCCGCCGCCACCCGGGCCATCGAGCTGCTGCGAGCGGAGCCGCTCACCATCTTCCGGGCCGCACCGAGCCGCGTGAGCTGGCACGACACGCCATCGATCTACATCGCCGGGGAGCGAGGACCATTCGATCGCCGCTCCGCTGGTCGCCCGCTTCGCCGCTCGGTGCGCGACGGCCGAGACCTGGGAGAGCAGGCACTCGCCATTCCTGAGCAGGACCGCCGCCGTCGCTGA
- a CDS encoding zinc-binding dehydrogenase, giving the protein MKQNALVQRSHEGPAGLALTADQRRPSAGPGEYLIRVGAAGVNFADVMQSRGTYGGGPRAPYVAGFEAAGEIVDVGPDVEHPLPLGTHVVGAGPGAFAQFMTMQAAGVLPVPSGWSDAEALGLVLNWATALAALKPLGEVKTGDTVLIHAAAGGVGQAAVRLARHYGARVVATASPSKHDTVQALGAEEVLDSARPDLAAQIMRLTGGVDLTLESVGQATFDASLAVTKRFTGRVVVYGAASGDATLSTHDLVFTHQVQVKGLHIGVMATAAPVLYRELLGELETLIADGVYPPGRPQVYPLAEGAAVLRQLEAGRTRGKLALDPWLGVNP; this is encoded by the coding sequence ATGAAGCAGAACGCACTTGTCCAGCGGTCCCACGAAGGGCCGGCGGGGCTGGCTCTCACAGCTGACCAGCGCCGTCCCAGCGCGGGTCCCGGCGAATACCTGATCCGTGTCGGTGCGGCCGGGGTCAACTTCGCCGACGTCATGCAGTCCCGCGGAACCTACGGAGGCGGCCCGCGGGCTCCTTACGTCGCGGGCTTCGAAGCCGCGGGCGAGATCGTGGACGTCGGGCCGGACGTCGAGCACCCGCTCCCGCTCGGCACCCACGTCGTCGGTGCGGGCCCGGGTGCGTTCGCCCAGTTCATGACGATGCAAGCGGCGGGTGTCCTGCCGGTGCCGTCCGGGTGGAGCGACGCCGAGGCGCTCGGCCTCGTGCTGAACTGGGCGACCGCCCTGGCGGCGTTGAAGCCGCTGGGGGAGGTCAAAACCGGGGACACCGTGCTCATCCACGCTGCTGCCGGAGGTGTGGGGCAGGCCGCTGTGCGTCTCGCTCGGCACTACGGTGCACGCGTGGTCGCCACGGCGTCACCATCCAAACACGACACTGTGCAAGCACTGGGGGCGGAGGAGGTTCTGGACAGTGCGCGCCCGGATCTGGCGGCGCAGATCATGCGCCTGACCGGCGGGGTCGACCTGACCCTGGAATCGGTGGGGCAGGCCACGTTCGACGCCAGCTTGGCGGTCACCAAACGCTTCACCGGGCGCGTAGTCGTGTACGGAGCCGCGTCCGGCGATGCCACTCTGTCCACACACGACTTGGTCTTCACCCACCAGGTCCAGGTGAAGGGCCTGCACATCGGCGTGATGGCCACCGCTGCCCCCGTGCTCTACCGGGAGTTGCTCGGCGAGCTCGAGACGCTCATCGCCGACGGCGTCTACCCGCCCGGCCGCCCGCAGGTGTACCCCTTGGCCGAAGGAGCCGCTGTGCTGCGGCAACTCGAAGCGGGTCGGACCCGTGGCAAACTCGCCCTCGATCCGTGGCTGGGGGTCAACCCGTGA
- a CDS encoding TetR/AcrR family transcriptional regulator, whose protein sequence is MPKRVDHEERRREITEALFRIAATQGLQAVTLRAVAAEAGISMNLVQYYFATKEEMLRYAWQRVTELSGERAGKIIAEALKTGDERAILRACLLCVLPADERSRMVCAVQIAYFAVDVTRGSQTQDQQAMFPNLVRVLGEQIQQAQAHSRIPAHLNPRLEAGTLATMASGLMNGMMVDVHNLEQATELVDYRLGQLFTDR, encoded by the coding sequence GTGCCGAAACGCGTTGACCACGAGGAGAGAAGGCGCGAGATCACCGAGGCGCTGTTCCGGATCGCCGCGACCCAGGGACTGCAGGCGGTGACGTTGCGTGCGGTAGCTGCGGAAGCCGGCATCTCGATGAACCTGGTGCAGTACTACTTCGCCACCAAGGAGGAGATGCTCAGGTACGCATGGCAGCGCGTCACGGAGCTCAGCGGCGAACGCGCCGGGAAGATCATCGCCGAAGCACTGAAGACCGGCGACGAACGCGCGATCCTGCGCGCCTGCCTGCTGTGCGTCCTACCGGCTGACGAACGCAGCCGCATGGTGTGCGCGGTGCAGATCGCCTACTTCGCGGTGGACGTCACCCGAGGCAGCCAAACCCAGGACCAGCAAGCGATGTTCCCCAACCTGGTGCGCGTACTCGGCGAGCAGATCCAGCAAGCCCAGGCACACTCCCGCATCCCGGCACACCTCAACCCGCGGCTGGAAGCCGGCACACTCGCGACCATGGCCTCCGGCCTGATGAACGGCATGATGGTCGACGTCCACAACCTGGAACAGGCGACCGAACTCGTCGACTACCGGCTGGGGCAGCTGTTCACCGACCGGTGA
- a CDS encoding acyl-CoA dehydrogenase produces MLAAGLVRAGLPKNLGGDEFSPRQLVRTIERLSSQDASAGWTMPALLMMTGTTAAYLGDIAAADLFGDVASGDHALLSGHGTRPGRAVPVDGGYLVSGGWQFASGMALATHIHSLVLVLVLVEGTGEPRILAMPDVFVPETHTYPAATMTPVNGGAIYRAGVVNMSAIVHTGWALGVGRRLLGELKLYAQKKSGTHNAAVDTAQFHAEYATAEAKLRAARAWALQVWQDNEDTLDSGGMLSTDQETQIRLVLNHATWTAYAIGQTVHRWAATTAIRRGPVDRFLRDLATGTQHGTSGPVVLQNCGKWLTGAQPGARWEFLDLVR; encoded by the coding sequence TTGCTCGCGGCCGGGCTGGTACGCGCCGGTCTGCCCAAGAACCTCGGTGGTGACGAGTTCTCTCCACGCCAGCTGGTCCGGACGATCGAGCGGCTCAGCTCACAGGACGCCTCGGCGGGCTGGACGATGCCGGCGCTGCTGATGATGACGGGAACGACCGCGGCCTACCTCGGCGACATCGCGGCGGCCGACCTGTTCGGCGACGTGGCGAGCGGCGACCACGCCCTGCTTTCCGGCCACGGCACCAGGCCCGGCCGGGCGGTGCCGGTGGACGGCGGCTACCTGGTGAGCGGCGGCTGGCAGTTCGCCTCCGGAATGGCGCTCGCCACCCACATCCACAGCCTGGTCCTGGTCCTGGTCCTGGTCGAGGGCACCGGGGAACCCAGGATCCTGGCCATGCCCGACGTGTTCGTCCCGGAAACGCACACCTACCCCGCCGCGACGATGACTCCCGTCAACGGCGGAGCGATCTACCGCGCCGGAGTGGTGAACATGTCCGCGATCGTGCACACCGGCTGGGCGCTCGGCGTCGGACGACGTCTGCTGGGCGAGTTGAAGCTCTACGCGCAGAAGAAGTCCGGAACGCACAACGCCGCCGTCGACACCGCGCAGTTCCACGCCGAATACGCGACTGCCGAAGCGAAGCTGCGCGCGGCGCGAGCGTGGGCGCTGCAGGTATGGCAGGACAATGAGGACACTTTGGACTCCGGCGGGATGTTGAGCACCGATCAGGAGACGCAGATCCGGCTGGTGCTCAACCACGCGACGTGGACCGCGTACGCCATCGGCCAGACCGTGCATCGCTGGGCCGCGACGACGGCGATCCGGCGCGGCCCCGTCGACCGGTTCCTGCGTGACCTCGCCACCGGCACCCAGCACGGCACGTCGGGCCCGGTCGTGCTGCAGAACTGCGGGAAATGGCTCACCGGCGCCCAGCCCGGGGCACGCTGGGAGTTCCTCGACCTGGTGCGGTGA
- a CDS encoding MarR family winged helix-turn-helix transcriptional regulator: protein MLLLVDDGLADLLHRVVFLLGEAARRRGGDSGDLTYSQMRLLGTLEEIQPATQHQLALALSVSDPAISRALRPLEADGLVQIRVDPEHARRRLVSLTETGRKAFHTNGRPLYDALRDALLAADFPYERYLRDTARLAEILEP, encoded by the coding sequence ATGCTCCTGCTCGTGGACGACGGGCTCGCAGACTTGTTGCATCGTGTGGTTTTCCTGCTCGGAGAGGCCGCGCGGCGGCGCGGCGGCGACTCGGGTGATCTGACTTACAGCCAGATGCGGCTGCTGGGCACGCTGGAGGAGATCCAGCCGGCCACCCAGCACCAGCTGGCACTGGCGCTGTCGGTGTCCGACCCGGCGATCAGCCGTGCCCTGCGCCCGCTGGAGGCGGACGGGCTCGTGCAGATCCGCGTCGACCCGGAGCACGCGCGGCGGCGCCTGGTCAGCCTCACCGAAACCGGCCGCAAGGCCTTTCACACGAACGGGAGACCGCTCTACGACGCACTGCGCGACGCCCTGCTCGCGGCGGACTTCCCCTACGAGCGCTACCTGCGCGACACAGCCCGGCTGGCCGAGATCCTCGAACCCTGA
- a CDS encoding MerR family transcriptional regulator — MRIGEASEASGVSARSLRHYEDEGLIVPGRFSNGFRDYCQSTIDRVVVIRSLLESGLPLRLIRAVLPGNSAVDAEFLREVQSYRDRLAARIALLSDQQAALDAYLDEARRTTG; from the coding sequence ATGAGGATCGGCGAGGCTTCCGAGGCCAGTGGCGTGAGCGCGCGGTCGCTGCGGCACTACGAGGACGAGGGCTTGATCGTCCCCGGTCGTTTCAGCAACGGGTTCCGCGACTACTGCCAGTCCACCATCGACCGGGTGGTGGTGATCCGCTCGTTGCTGGAGTCCGGGTTGCCGCTGCGGCTGATCAGGGCCGTCCTGCCCGGCAACTCCGCCGTGGACGCGGAGTTCCTGCGCGAGGTGCAGAGCTACCGCGACCGGCTCGCGGCGCGGATCGCCCTTCTCAGCGACCAGCAGGCGGCGCTCGACGCCTACCTGGATGAGGCCCGGCGCACAACTGGTTGA
- a CDS encoding TetR/AcrR family transcriptional regulator yields the protein MVRASLTPDSVIAEAMALADADGFEAVTLSAVARRLGVRTPSLYSHVRDRDALLDGIHAVALAEFAARVAEAIAGRAGRDALEGFAAAHRRYARESPGRWQSLQRRAGEAVVRSDAARKIVALTGAVLRSYPLPPDEHVHAVRVLGSTLNGFLALERTGSFDHSHPSPDVSWRRTIDALDALLRSWPVDSEKDTTQP from the coding sequence GTGGTTCGCGCTTCTCTCACTCCGGATTCGGTGATCGCCGAGGCGATGGCCCTGGCCGACGCGGACGGCTTCGAGGCCGTCACGCTCTCGGCCGTGGCCCGCCGTCTCGGCGTGCGGACACCGAGCCTGTACTCGCACGTCCGGGACCGCGACGCGTTGCTGGACGGCATCCACGCGGTCGCGCTCGCCGAATTCGCCGCCCGGGTCGCCGAGGCGATCGCGGGACGTGCCGGACGGGACGCGCTCGAAGGCTTCGCCGCCGCGCACCGGCGCTACGCGCGGGAGTCGCCCGGCCGGTGGCAGTCGTTGCAGCGGCGCGCCGGTGAGGCTGTCGTGCGGTCGGACGCCGCACGGAAGATCGTCGCACTGACCGGCGCGGTGCTCCGCAGCTACCCGCTGCCGCCGGACGAGCACGTCCACGCCGTGCGAGTGCTGGGCAGCACGCTCAACGGCTTCCTCGCCCTGGAACGGACCGGGAGTTTCGATCACAGCCACCCCTCCCCTGACGTCTCCTGGCGCAGGACCATCGACGCGCTCGACGCGCTCCTGCGATCCTGGCCGGTCGACTCCGAAAAGGACACCACGCAACCGTGA